One Longimicrobiales bacterium DNA window includes the following coding sequences:
- a CDS encoding nitrilase-related carbon-nitrogen hydrolase yields the protein MTADQLTLGIQQFAPRLRAPAENLARIVDAAAGVDLLLTPELSLTGYDVGDAAHHLALPLETGAPFPLADARTDSAIVLGMIERGPDGTPYNTCTLVRQGRVLHRHRKIYLPTYGMFDEARFFGSSDVLDPFELDGWRIGMLVCEDFWHPGLVYVLAAAGIDLLLVQAAGPGRGVWEAADDAMPFASMESWTRIARTTALLYGIYVALANRTGVEGAVTFGGGSIIVAPDGSVLAEAGSSDARLEAVLRRADLLAARRPGSHVRDEDPHIVRRALDRLARG from the coding sequence ATGACCGCAGACCAGCTCACGCTCGGGATCCAGCAGTTCGCGCCGCGCCTGCGTGCGCCGGCCGAAAACCTCGCGCGTATCGTCGACGCGGCGGCAGGCGTCGACCTGCTGCTGACCCCCGAGCTTTCCCTGACCGGGTACGACGTCGGCGACGCGGCCCACCACCTCGCATTGCCGCTCGAGACCGGTGCGCCCTTTCCGCTCGCGGATGCGCGTACGGATTCAGCGATTGTGCTGGGCATGATCGAGCGCGGCCCCGATGGCACGCCCTACAACACCTGCACGCTCGTGCGCCAGGGTCGCGTGCTGCACCGCCATCGCAAGATCTACCTGCCGACCTACGGCATGTTCGACGAGGCCCGCTTCTTCGGCAGCAGCGACGTGCTGGATCCGTTCGAGCTGGACGGCTGGCGCATCGGCATGCTCGTCTGCGAGGACTTCTGGCACCCCGGCCTCGTCTACGTCCTGGCCGCCGCAGGCATCGACCTCCTGCTCGTGCAGGCGGCCGGACCCGGCCGCGGCGTCTGGGAGGCCGCTGACGACGCCATGCCCTTCGCGTCCATGGAGTCGTGGACGCGCATCGCTCGCACGACCGCTCTGCTCTACGGCATCTACGTCGCGCTCGCGAACCGCACCGGGGTCGAGGGCGCAGTCACGTTCGGCGGTGGTTCGATCATTGTCGCGCCCGACGGCTCCGTCCTGGCCGAGGCGGGCAGCAGCGACGCACGGCTGGAAGCGGTCCTGCGCCGCGCGGACCTGCTCGCCGCCCGTCGCCCCGGGTCGCATGTCCGCGACGAGGATCCGCACATCGTGCGCAGGGCGCTCGATCGCCTGGCTCGGGGGTAG